One window from the genome of Haloprofundus halobius encodes:
- a CDS encoding helix-turn-helix domain-containing protein: MATEATFTVSSEQFPLGTVFNQLPDVTVELERIIPAQDVVIPYFWVRGAHVDDIESEFTEHRGVKEIRFVDSVEDEYLLRVEWALDYADVLTILTETEVPLIEATGTNQQWTFEIRGDDRSDIAAFQRRCRERDISITLTEVHALTPVETATEAALTDTQQETLVLAHERGYFESPREVTMADLGEELGISQQAVASRLRRGIKHVIGSTLSAITVRS, encoded by the coding sequence ATGGCCACCGAGGCGACGTTCACGGTTTCGTCTGAGCAGTTCCCGCTAGGGACAGTGTTCAACCAACTGCCGGACGTAACGGTCGAACTTGAGCGTATTATCCCCGCGCAGGATGTGGTGATCCCGTACTTCTGGGTACGGGGTGCCCACGTCGATGACATCGAGAGTGAGTTCACCGAGCACCGGGGCGTGAAAGAGATTCGGTTCGTTGACTCCGTCGAAGACGAGTATCTGTTACGAGTCGAGTGGGCGCTGGACTACGCCGACGTGCTAACCATATTGACGGAGACAGAGGTACCGCTCATTGAGGCCACTGGCACGAACCAGCAGTGGACGTTCGAGATCCGCGGCGACGATCGAAGCGACATCGCAGCCTTCCAACGGCGCTGTCGAGAGCGAGATATCTCGATCACGCTGACGGAGGTGCACGCGCTCACACCGGTTGAGACGGCGACCGAAGCCGCCCTCACCGACACCCAGCAAGAGACGCTGGTGCTCGCCCACGAGCGTGGCTACTTCGAGTCCCCGCGTGAGGTCACGATGGCAGATCTCGGTGAGGAACTCGGCATCTCACAGCAGGCCGTCGCCTCCCGCCTTCGGCGGGGGATCAAGCACGTCATCGGGAGTACGCTCTCCGCCATCACCGTCCGATCCTGA
- the aglM gene encoding UDP-glucose 6-dehydrogenase AglM — protein sequence MRVSIVGSGYVGTTLAACLAEFGHRVVAVDIDESTVADVENGVAPVHEPGLDDLLARHGGDRLRATTDYDRVRDTDVTFLALPTPCDADGRIDTGIIEAGARSLGEALAAKDDTHLVVVKSTVVPGTTEDVLAPVVADASGKTLGEDLLVGMNPEFLREGSAVSDLQHPDKLVFGAREERAFERLRELYAPLRDDSDDHDDSDDSDGDREPETPVVETGIREAEMIKYANNAFLASKVSLVNELGNVCKEFGVDAYEVADAIGLDDRIGAKFLRSGVGWGGSCFPKDTSALVTAARDAGYEPELLDTAISVNDRQPERLLSLLDDHLDVDGARVAVLGLAFKPGTDDVRNSRAIPTIEGLLDRDASVVAYDPVAAENMRAHLPDIEYADSAATALDGADAAVVVTDWDEFAALDDEFEAMCSPVVVDGRRIVTRREGIEYEGLTW from the coding sequence ATGCGCGTCAGCATCGTCGGCAGCGGCTACGTCGGCACGACGCTCGCCGCCTGTCTCGCCGAGTTCGGTCACCGAGTCGTCGCCGTCGACATCGACGAATCGACCGTCGCCGACGTCGAGAACGGCGTCGCGCCGGTTCACGAACCGGGACTGGACGACCTGCTCGCTCGCCACGGCGGCGACCGACTCCGGGCGACGACCGACTACGACCGCGTCCGCGACACCGACGTGACGTTTCTGGCGCTGCCGACGCCCTGCGACGCCGACGGCCGCATCGACACGGGTATCATCGAAGCGGGCGCGCGCTCGCTCGGCGAGGCGCTCGCCGCGAAGGACGACACCCACCTCGTCGTCGTCAAGAGCACCGTCGTCCCCGGGACGACCGAGGACGTGCTCGCGCCCGTCGTCGCCGACGCCTCGGGGAAGACGCTCGGCGAGGACCTCCTCGTGGGGATGAACCCCGAGTTCCTCCGCGAGGGCAGCGCCGTCTCCGACCTCCAGCACCCCGACAAACTCGTCTTCGGCGCACGAGAGGAGCGTGCGTTCGAGCGCCTCCGAGAGCTGTACGCTCCTCTCCGTGACGACAGCGACGACCACGACGACAGCGACGACAGCGACGGCGACCGAGAGCCCGAGACGCCGGTCGTCGAGACGGGTATCCGGGAAGCGGAGATGATAAAGTACGCCAACAACGCCTTCCTCGCCTCGAAGGTCAGCCTCGTCAACGAACTCGGCAACGTCTGCAAGGAGTTCGGCGTCGACGCCTACGAGGTGGCCGACGCCATCGGCCTCGACGACCGAATCGGCGCGAAGTTCCTCCGTAGTGGAGTGGGTTGGGGCGGGAGCTGTTTCCCGAAAGACACGTCCGCGCTCGTCACGGCCGCCCGCGACGCGGGGTACGAGCCCGAACTGCTTGACACCGCCATCTCGGTCAACGACCGCCAACCCGAGCGCCTGCTCTCGCTGCTGGACGACCACCTCGATGTCGACGGCGCGCGCGTCGCCGTCCTCGGCCTCGCGTTCAAGCCCGGAACCGACGACGTGCGCAACTCGCGGGCGATTCCGACCATCGAGGGACTGCTCGACCGCGACGCCTCGGTCGTCGCCTACGACCCCGTGGCCGCCGAGAACATGCGCGCGCACCTCCCGGATATCGAGTACGCCGACAGCGCCGCGACCGCTCTCGACGGCGCGGACGCGGCCGTCGTCGTCACCGACTGGGACGAGTTCGCGGCGCTCGACGACGAGTTCGAGGCGATGTGCTCACCCGTCGTCGTCGACGGTCGCCGCATCGTCACGCGGCGCGAGGGCATCGAGTACGAAGGGCTGACGTGGTGA
- a CDS encoding NAD-dependent epimerase/dehydratase family protein, producing the protein MRILVTGGAGFIGGHLAEAFVGDGHSVTALDNFEPFYDLGIKRHTVEQCRAVADASNGEYELVEGDVRDADLISELVADADIVVHQAAQAGVRTSVDEPRKVTDINLGGTVNVLESAVESEADRVILASSSSVYGKPQSLPYTEDHPTEPVSPYGVTKLAGEHYARVYNELHGLPTVCLRYFTVYGPRMRPNMAISNFVSRCYNGEPPVIYGDGSQTRDFTYVEDIVDANLSLLTSDAVDGDVLNIGSSDNISIRELAETVRNQLAPELDIVYEEAREADAEHTHASVEKARESIDYEPSRSIEAGVGEFIEWYDANREWYEPLVQSS; encoded by the coding sequence ATGCGAATACTGGTCACGGGTGGTGCCGGGTTCATCGGCGGCCACCTGGCGGAGGCCTTCGTCGGGGACGGGCACAGCGTCACCGCTCTCGACAACTTCGAACCGTTCTACGACCTCGGAATCAAGCGACACACGGTCGAACAGTGCCGAGCGGTCGCCGACGCCAGTAACGGAGAGTACGAACTCGTCGAGGGGGATGTCAGGGACGCAGATCTCATCTCGGAACTCGTTGCCGACGCCGATATCGTGGTGCACCAGGCAGCGCAGGCCGGTGTCCGGACGAGCGTCGACGAACCGCGGAAGGTGACCGACATCAACCTCGGTGGGACGGTGAACGTCCTAGAGTCAGCCGTCGAGAGCGAAGCCGACCGTGTCATCCTCGCAAGTTCCTCGTCGGTATACGGGAAACCACAGTCGCTTCCCTACACCGAAGACCACCCGACAGAGCCGGTGAGCCCCTACGGCGTGACGAAACTGGCGGGCGAACACTACGCTCGCGTTTACAACGAACTTCACGGGCTACCGACGGTCTGTCTCCGATACTTCACGGTTTACGGCCCACGGATGCGACCGAACATGGCCATCTCGAACTTCGTCTCCCGCTGTTACAACGGCGAACCGCCCGTCATCTACGGCGACGGATCGCAGACGCGCGACTTCACCTACGTGGAGGACATCGTGGACGCGAACCTCTCGCTTCTGACCTCCGACGCCGTCGACGGCGACGTACTGAATATCGGTAGCAGCGACAACATCTCGATTCGGGAGTTGGCCGAGACGGTTCGGAACCAACTCGCACCCGAATTGGATATCGTCTACGAAGAGGCGCGCGAAGCCGATGCAGAGCACACTCACGCGTCCGTCGAGAAAGCGCGGGAGTCGATCGACTACGAACCGTCGCGGTCCATCGAGGCGGGCGTCGGGGAGTTCATCGAGTGGTACGACGCGAATCGAGAGTGGTACGAGCCGCTCGTACAGTCGTCTTAA
- a CDS encoding DnaJ domain-containing protein codes for MVDTYYEQLGVDRDGSYAAIKAGFRERLLETHPDVRSEADARQLTRKLVHARGVLRDFREEYDKTLAELGPTYGHRTFEKWWDFGGGIYDVDAWIEKHRPDNVDDPSNLFVDDAEPQNTNLDDATETAHRGPKYETGGGGHRTDWSRYSRPTGSDEESDVDGSASEEGEYWERWRDDFLAESGPGTQNPSEATENGDLARSEVHTAQSVSGGGDTAAESVSQSTAPTSATAGEFYDRLGVGPDAAQTEIRDRFAEIDAAYSSTDRATIEGEEQYQGYVKAFEVLDNPRLRAWYDTLGHEEFSEGWASLRGWPPGIEMEAYATERGYGADAVEADVETGSATYRVEQPPTNGSLRRRLGLVAVAVVVLVLAWALFTP; via the coding sequence ATGGTGGACACCTATTACGAGCAGCTGGGGGTCGACCGAGACGGCTCGTACGCGGCCATCAAGGCAGGGTTTCGCGAGCGACTGCTCGAGACGCATCCCGACGTTCGCAGCGAGGCGGACGCACGGCAGTTGACGCGAAAGTTGGTCCACGCTCGGGGCGTGCTCAGGGATTTCCGGGAAGAGTACGACAAGACGCTCGCCGAACTCGGACCCACCTACGGACATCGGACGTTCGAGAAGTGGTGGGACTTCGGGGGCGGTATCTACGACGTCGACGCGTGGATCGAGAAACACCGACCCGACAACGTCGACGATCCGAGTAACCTGTTCGTAGACGACGCGGAACCGCAGAACACGAATCTCGACGACGCGACGGAGACGGCCCACCGCGGCCCGAAGTACGAAACCGGAGGCGGTGGGCACCGAACGGACTGGAGCCGGTACAGCAGACCGACGGGAAGCGACGAGGAGTCGGATGTCGACGGGTCGGCGAGCGAGGAGGGAGAGTACTGGGAGCGGTGGCGCGATGACTTTCTCGCCGAGAGCGGTCCCGGAACACAGAATCCATCGGAGGCCACGGAGAACGGCGATTTGGCCCGGTCAGAGGTCCACACCGCTCAGTCAGTCTCCGGCGGCGGTGACACAGCAGCCGAGTCGGTTTCGCAATCGACGGCTCCGACGTCGGCCACGGCCGGCGAGTTCTACGACCGCCTCGGCGTCGGTCCGGACGCGGCGCAGACGGAGATTCGCGACCGGTTCGCGGAGATCGACGCCGCGTACTCGTCGACCGACCGCGCGACCATCGAGGGCGAAGAACAGTACCAGGGATACGTGAAGGCCTTCGAGGTCCTCGACAACCCGCGGCTGCGGGCTTGGTACGACACGCTCGGCCACGAGGAGTTCTCCGAGGGGTGGGCCTCGCTTCGCGGCTGGCCCCCGGGTATCGAGATGGAAGCGTACGCGACCGAACGAGGGTACGGCGCCGACGCGGTCGAAGCCGACGTCGAGACCGGCTCGGCAACGTACCGCGTCGAGCAACCGCCCACGAACGGTTCCCTTCGGCGTCGACTCGGACTCGTGGCGGTCGCGGTCGTCGTCCTCGTTCTCGCGTGGGCGCTTTTCACCCCGTGA
- the aglF gene encoding UTP--glucose-1-phosphate uridylyltransferase AglF — MKAVVLAAGKGTRLRPLTEEKPKGLVEVDGRPILTHCFEKLARLGADEFIVVVGYKKEKVISHYGDEVQGVPITYAHQREQNGLAHALLTVEEHIDDDFVLMLGDNVFEANLGDVVRRQREERADAAFLVEEVPEEEAGRYGVCNTNDYGEIVEVIEKPDEPPTNLVMTGFYTFSPAIFHACHLVQPSDRDEYEITDAINLLLQSGRTIDAIRLDGWRVDVGYSEDRDEAERRLQAEIVETA, encoded by the coding sequence ATGAAAGCAGTCGTGCTCGCGGCGGGAAAGGGGACTCGTCTGCGACCGCTCACCGAAGAGAAACCGAAGGGACTGGTCGAGGTCGACGGACGACCGATTCTCACGCACTGTTTCGAGAAACTCGCGCGCCTCGGCGCGGACGAGTTCATCGTCGTCGTGGGCTACAAGAAGGAGAAAGTCATCAGCCACTACGGCGACGAGGTGCAGGGCGTTCCCATCACCTACGCCCACCAGCGCGAGCAGAACGGGCTGGCGCACGCGCTGTTGACCGTCGAAGAGCACATCGACGACGACTTCGTGTTGATGCTCGGCGACAACGTTTTCGAGGCGAACCTCGGCGACGTCGTCCGGCGACAGCGCGAGGAACGCGCCGACGCTGCGTTCCTCGTCGAAGAGGTGCCCGAGGAGGAGGCGGGACGCTACGGCGTCTGCAACACGAACGACTACGGCGAGATCGTCGAAGTCATCGAGAAACCCGACGAACCGCCGACGAACCTCGTGATGACCGGCTTCTACACGTTCTCGCCCGCCATCTTCCACGCCTGCCATCTCGTCCAGCCGTCAGACCGCGACGAGTACGAGATAACCGACGCCATCAACCTCCTCTTGCAGAGCGGCCGGACCATCGACGCGATTCGCCTCGACGGGTGGCGCGTCGACGTCGGCTACTCCGAGGATAGAGACGAAGCCGAGCGTCGATTGCAAGCAGAGATCGTCGAGACGGCCTGA
- a CDS encoding LamG-like jellyroll fold domain-containing protein, producing the protein MTETREATNALLAERPNAESALRSVLAADEHGTWTFDDVDVDSGLFGEIVAAGIVEKRDGGYRVSDPAGVRAALDGDGAAESGRRTASGTASSVTMPSLSNVNVDRTAALALVGALVFLALVRLISVSAVFREGTIVLSANDPYFYRYIVETVAAETSGPFDFESLASLPHRVTAGEPLLIVTLWFWTELLGGDANASGLVLALYPVVFAVLTGALVYLSTVRLTDDQRVGLAAVVALALVPAHAYRTSLGFADHHAFDYFWLALTAAALVSLAVRSGRGRDAETGRGRETVTALWSVVFGVAVAGQTLAWEAGPLLILPLGLIIVGWATTAVRAGKSPIRELGGVVGGLALAALLTAGAHVALGWHGATVAFAPAGLVVGAAAVVGVAELASRQEWSSRTLAGGEVVAGVVAFGILPLVVPQLGAELQSGIQFLLETEGIAETQSLVGAEQGSLVGPVLSFGFLILLALPYAGWAVLRSVREYEPAWLAMATYTWYFLALALVQLRFAGELSVFVAVFAGLGFVHLAAKIDAVRTPKPFAEVESGRRGRERANETVGLERPERREAMSLVGLGLLAGSLSFVQVPVKTGQLLVSDGMYDAAMWMREYSEEQGWEYPENYVFSEWSWNRAYNYLVNGESDSYGFAYSNYRDFLGSSNGEKWYRRLQDQVGFIVTQGGVSVARSGDGGGGGATLQSRLHTQYGGGDNSLPGLGHYRALFASDDGSQKVFGLVPGAVLVGQGDSGSQTVQTEVDVGGESVTYERSVQPTENGWYAVRVPHTGEYSLAGERYQVSEEAVESGGFTSEKGSRAVWSFDEGRGEFVFDSEGGHHGSVSGVSWTEGIDGYALEFDGSGSVSVPNAEALSGEDGFTVSAWVRTDEDVDYRGGLEFPRLVANAENGGYGGTEGYQLALGRGNVVAALGDGSDVATLRGPRIDDAEWHHLAVVWDGEEARLYVDGDTAGSREFDGSVTPPNRLGIGSSSDDSRQFRGRIDQVEIRDQPIDSETVIEMYDRFAG; encoded by the coding sequence ATGACTGAAACGCGCGAGGCGACGAACGCCCTCCTCGCGGAGCGACCGAACGCGGAGTCGGCGCTTCGCTCCGTCCTCGCCGCCGACGAGCACGGGACGTGGACGTTCGACGACGTGGACGTCGACTCGGGGCTGTTCGGCGAGATCGTCGCCGCGGGTATCGTCGAGAAACGAGACGGCGGCTATCGGGTCAGCGACCCCGCCGGCGTGCGTGCGGCGCTCGACGGCGACGGCGCGGCCGAGTCGGGGAGGCGGACGGCTTCGGGGACTGCCTCGTCGGTGACGATGCCGTCGCTGTCGAACGTGAACGTCGACCGAACCGCGGCGCTCGCGCTCGTCGGGGCGCTCGTCTTCCTCGCGCTCGTTCGCCTCATCTCGGTTTCGGCGGTGTTCCGCGAGGGCACTATCGTCCTCTCGGCGAACGACCCCTACTTCTACCGCTACATCGTCGAGACGGTGGCCGCGGAGACGAGCGGGCCGTTCGACTTCGAGTCTCTGGCGTCGCTTCCGCACCGCGTCACGGCGGGCGAACCGCTGCTTATCGTCACGCTCTGGTTCTGGACGGAGCTGCTCGGCGGCGACGCGAACGCCTCGGGTCTCGTGCTCGCGCTCTACCCCGTCGTCTTCGCGGTGCTGACCGGCGCGCTGGTGTATCTGTCGACGGTTCGACTGACCGACGATCAGCGAGTCGGACTCGCCGCGGTGGTGGCGCTGGCGCTGGTCCCCGCCCACGCCTATCGGACGAGTCTCGGCTTCGCCGATCACCACGCGTTCGACTACTTCTGGCTCGCGCTGACGGCGGCGGCGCTGGTGTCGCTCGCCGTGCGGTCGGGTCGCGGTCGCGACGCGGAGACGGGCCGCGGCCGTGAGACTGTAACGGCGCTTTGGAGCGTCGTCTTCGGCGTCGCCGTCGCCGGACAGACGCTCGCGTGGGAGGCCGGACCGCTCCTGATCCTCCCGCTGGGCTTGATTATCGTCGGCTGGGCGACGACGGCGGTTCGGGCCGGGAAGTCGCCGATTCGGGAACTCGGCGGCGTGGTCGGCGGACTCGCGCTCGCTGCTTTGTTGACCGCGGGTGCGCACGTCGCGCTCGGGTGGCACGGAGCGACGGTGGCGTTCGCGCCTGCCGGGTTGGTCGTCGGCGCTGCGGCCGTCGTGGGCGTCGCCGAGTTGGCGTCGCGACAGGAGTGGTCGTCTCGGACGCTCGCGGGCGGCGAGGTCGTCGCGGGCGTCGTCGCCTTCGGGATTTTGCCCCTCGTCGTGCCGCAACTGGGTGCCGAGTTACAGAGCGGGATTCAGTTCCTCCTCGAAACGGAGGGTATCGCCGAGACGCAGTCGCTGGTCGGCGCCGAGCAGGGGTCGCTCGTCGGCCCCGTGTTGTCGTTCGGCTTCTTGATTCTCCTGGCGCTGCCGTACGCCGGGTGGGCGGTGCTGCGCTCGGTCCGGGAGTACGAACCGGCGTGGCTCGCGATGGCGACGTATACGTGGTACTTCTTGGCGCTGGCGCTGGTTCAACTGCGCTTCGCCGGTGAGCTGTCGGTGTTCGTCGCGGTGTTCGCTGGGCTAGGGTTCGTCCATCTGGCCGCGAAGATCGACGCGGTGCGGACCCCGAAGCCGTTCGCAGAAGTGGAGTCGGGGCGGCGCGGGCGCGAGCGAGCGAACGAGACGGTGGGCCTGGAGCGCCCGGAGCGCCGCGAGGCGATGTCGCTCGTGGGCCTCGGGCTGTTGGCCGGGAGTCTCAGTTTCGTTCAGGTGCCGGTGAAGACGGGGCAGTTGCTCGTCTCCGATGGCATGTACGACGCGGCGATGTGGATGCGCGAGTACTCCGAGGAGCAGGGCTGGGAGTACCCCGAGAACTACGTGTTCAGCGAGTGGAGCTGGAATCGGGCGTACAATTATTTGGTGAACGGGGAGTCCGATTCGTACGGGTTCGCGTACAGCAATTATCGTGATTTCCTCGGGTCGAGCAACGGCGAGAAGTGGTACCGACGATTGCAGGATCAGGTGGGATTCATCGTGACCCAGGGCGGTGTCAGCGTTGCTCGAAGCGGCGACGGTGGCGGAGGCGGCGCGACGCTGCAGTCTCGGCTTCACACTCAGTACGGAGGTGGCGACAACTCGCTGCCGGGTCTCGGTCACTATCGGGCGCTGTTCGCCAGCGACGACGGCTCACAGAAAGTCTTCGGGCTCGTCCCGGGCGCGGTACTCGTCGGCCAGGGGGATTCGGGGAGCCAGACGGTACAGACGGAGGTGGACGTCGGAGGCGAATCGGTCACCTACGAACGGTCGGTGCAACCGACGGAGAACGGGTGGTACGCGGTTCGCGTGCCGCACACCGGCGAGTATTCGTTGGCCGGTGAGCGGTATCAGGTTTCGGAGGAGGCGGTGGAGTCTGGTGGGTTTACCTCGGAGAAAGGTTCGCGTGCGGTGTGGTCGTTCGACGAAGGACGTGGAGAGTTCGTGTTCGATTCGGAGGGTGGTCACCACGGTTCCGTGAGTGGGGTATCGTGGACGGAAGGTATCGACGGATACGCGTTGGAGTTCGATGGGAGCGGGTCTGTTTCGGTGCCGAACGCCGAGGCGTTGAGCGGGGAGGACGGGTTCACCGTGTCGGCGTGGGTGCGAACGGACGAGGATGTTGATTATCGAGGTGGATTGGAGTTCCCTCGGCTCGTCGCAAACGCAGAGAACGGAGGTTACGGCGGCACAGAAGGCTACCAGCTCGCTCTCGGACGCGGCAACGTTGTCGCCGCCCTCGGCGACGGATCAGATGTGGCGACACTCAGAGGCCCTCGTATCGACGACGCGGAATGGCACCACCTGGCAGTAGTTTGGGACGGGGAAGAAGCACGGTTGTACGTCGACGGGGACACAGCTGGCAGCCGAGAGTTCGACGGGTCGGTGACTCCGCCGAACCGTCTCGGTATCGGCTCTTCTTCGGACGACTCTCGGCAGTTCCGAGGACGAATCGACCAGGTAGAGATACGAGACCAGCCCATCGATTCGGAAACGGTAATCGAAATGTACGACCGATTCGCCGGCTAA
- a CDS encoding DUF7342 family protein, which yields MTHSDPGVDAWKEHTSAFDRVRSVAQTVSEPRSVSWIAEKAAVSENTARGHLRRLVEMNVLLTFDRDGRTTYAPDPLHTRHQTLRELLDEYDHEGLIALKESLQTQIETWRGEYGVAAPEELRTLAADTETAEETATVRRTANDWALTEYRLSIVEEAIDNYTTYSRRGTASA from the coding sequence ATGACTCACTCCGACCCCGGCGTCGACGCGTGGAAGGAGCATACGAGCGCCTTCGACAGAGTCCGGTCCGTCGCGCAGACGGTCTCGGAACCCCGATCGGTGTCGTGGATCGCCGAAAAAGCCGCTGTTTCGGAGAACACCGCTCGCGGGCATCTGCGACGCCTCGTCGAGATGAACGTCCTCCTCACGTTCGACCGCGACGGCCGCACCACGTACGCTCCCGACCCCCTTCACACCCGACATCAGACGCTTCGCGAACTCCTCGACGAGTACGATCACGAGGGTCTGATCGCCCTGAAGGAGTCTCTCCAGACCCAGATTGAAACGTGGCGCGGCGAATACGGGGTCGCCGCACCCGAAGAGCTCCGAACGCTGGCCGCCGACACCGAAACCGCCGAGGAGACGGCGACCGTTCGTCGGACGGCCAACGACTGGGCACTCACCGAATACCGACTCAGTATCGTTGAGGAAGCGATCGACAACTACACGACGTACAGCCGTCGCGGGACGGCCTCCGCGTAG
- a CDS encoding DUF7344 domain-containing protein: protein MSRDSIAFDSILNLCQNQQRRIVLAILVAEQRSLTLDELTKTVFEYNHRTPLTEVSVDVRAEIRLSLYHVHLPKLASEGLISFDSDRQLVEPTEQFEQGQPTVSTILDADPTVEVPIEL, encoded by the coding sequence ATGAGTCGGGATTCCATCGCCTTTGATTCGATACTGAACCTGTGTCAGAACCAGCAGCGCCGGATCGTGCTTGCGATACTCGTAGCAGAACAGCGGTCGTTGACACTAGATGAGCTCACAAAGACCGTCTTTGAGTACAACCATCGTACCCCACTTACAGAGGTATCTGTGGACGTGCGAGCAGAGATTCGCCTCTCACTCTATCACGTCCACCTCCCAAAGTTGGCCTCGGAAGGGCTCATCAGCTTCGATTCAGACCGACAGCTCGTGGAACCGACCGAGCAGTTCGAGCAGGGACAGCCGACCGTGTCGACGATTCTTGATGCCGACCCCACAGTCGAAGTGCCAATCGAACTGTAG